From the genome of Cydia pomonella isolate Wapato2018A chromosome 1, ilCydPomo1, whole genome shotgun sequence:
ATGGCCAATATTActtaactctttttttttattaggtatactTTCATCTTTCCACGCACGGTAGAACTTTGGaagataacaaaatattatccatgtaataattataattacaatatacataattatgtcaGGTACCTACATGACTAGACTAgagattaaataaaacaataagttATTGCACAGCAATCTTGAAACTGAAGTTACTCTATTTtagattaataataaataactagtaTATACCTACGTATCATATATAccgaaaccgaaagattttaacagtatattcctgatcacattaaGAGACTGAAATGACATATAAACTTTCCTGGATTTCGCCTATTTTCAGCGTTAAtaccaacttaaaaaaaaaaaaaacattttattttagtggaaaacgcctttttggtggcggtgatgccattatggggcgtagtctaaatatccttattgacaGATGTACAAAATggcaagtaacctttgcaaaaaataggttttacgaAATAAATCGTTTAAATTCTTTCCCAGTGCCGGTTTTACcgtaacattaactttttatgtacatttaaaaatattggcgatatttacttaaactcctataacatttatgctttcttttggcctcagaattGCGTGtgtaaaatctttcgggttcctcgtgttacaccgtgtatagcaAACGTGATTGAAAATGATGAGACAACTTTCGAAATAATCATATTTGAATAAACAGGATTTCTGTAATAACCACGATGTTGGCTGTCCCAATGCattatttacttgtttttttttatggtaactTCTATGCTACGAACATTATGCTTAAAAATGTACAATAGCATTAACAGTTTTCCTACTGACTATGAGACGTGAATTCTTattcatcattttttttttcaatcttgATGCCTCTAAATCTGATTTATCTAGAATTCAACATACAATTGTATTTGAGTAAGTTCACGAAACATGATTTATGGTGTAATATGGACCACATAGAATTGTATTTGAGTAAGTTCACGAAACATGGTTTATGGTGTAATATGGACCATGATAATATTTCGTAGTTAGTCGCGGTGCGCATCGAAGCTACTCAGACGCACATATCGACAGTATTTACACGTTACATATGAtgagtatttaaaaattatcaatACCTATTTTAAGTTAAGTACATAAGTTGATAAATAAACATGTCTCGGTTGGTAAAGTTTCTCTCTGTAGTTTATGGTTGCAAATATTCcgaatatatgatttttttttgttgaaatgtCACTTATGGACCCATAGTGCTCCGTAGTAGGATATCAAATATTGTCTCATGGTCCATATTACTAAAACAATATTCTATAAAATTTTACTATTTGTGGATAACGTCAAATATTTAATTGGtgaattatttatctattgcgggctgtacacactcgtcgcgACACCCCGAGACACCCCGAGACAGgccgagaacgagtgtgtacatcCTGCTCCCTTCTCGTCTCGTCGCGCGGTTCTCAGATTGGATCGGAGTGTCGAGAGACTCTCGACGAATGTGTATAGCAGGCATATTTAATCCAGTCTGTCTtttgctttataaaataaacaatatggcGTGCGTCACCTATCACTTGTAAGAAAGAAGCATACTATGTATGTTTAATATGGCCAAGCGCTTAATCTACAATCCGTCAAAGATAGGCAGACTTTGCTCTAAAAAAGGGGAGAGTTCTgctatatacattatattttcataaaaaaaatctatttgtgGTGTTTCCACGGTCTGTCTCTCAAACTTCTCGGCAGAATTAGCTTGctccaattttatttttctcgtgTCAAGAAACAATATATTTCTATGTATAAGTATCCCTTTTTACCCCCTGTTCTTCTTAACCCACCTCACTTATGCAGTCAAGCTCACCAGGCTAACAGAAGTTGGGAGCTCACATATGGCAGTGCATGTAGGCGGGGTAGGACGGCAGCAGCGCGCAAGCGAGAGGCAGCGAGCGGACGTCTCGCTCGCCCCCGCTGGCCGCCTGGGCACGCAGTTGCTCCAACCGGAGCTGGTTCTGGCGCTTCCATTTTGTTCTAAAATGGGAATACTGGTTTGGGTGGATTGTCAGCATTATTGTATGGAAAATTAGTGAATTATAGCATTTTTCTTGGCGAGTATGGACCtacatatggacgcctgcaactgtCCAGTTTCTTTAATGAAGTAAGAGGCTGTGTACGCTtatattttgttctaaaatgGGAAAAACTTGTTTTATATATACTATACCATGCAGACAAGGATACTTACCTCTCATCCTGGTACCACGTTTTGACCTGCGTGTCGCTCAGGATGAGCGCATCAGGGAGAAAAAAGAAGAGAGGAGAGAAGAGAATGTATAACTGAGAATACAGAATAGATAAAAGGAGAATACTTTACCTTCTGTTCTGTTACCAGGTTTGCACCTGCTTCTCGCTCAAGGTCAGGGCGTCAGCGACGTCCCCGCCGTCAGTGATGCTCAGGTACTTTTGGCAACAGAACTTGCGGTCGAGATACGCACCTAGGCGTAAGAGGGAGCGAGGACAGATAAAGATACCATCAGACAGAGAAAGACAGACTCACCGCCGGTTCTGGTACCAGGTGTTGAATGAGTCTCACTTAAGCTGAGGGCGTCACCGACATCCTGCGGTCAGCAACACTCAGGTACTTTTGGCAGCAAAATCTTTCGCTCGAGGTATTCGAGTTGGGCGTTAGAGAGAGGACAGGTAAAGATACGAGGCGGAGGACTGACTCACCGCCGGTTCTGGTACCAGGTTTTGACCTGCGTCTCACTCAAGCTGAGGGCGTCAGCTACGTCCCCGCGGTCGGCGACGCTCAGGTACTTTTGGCAGCGAAATTTGCGCTCGAGATATGCAAGCTGGGCGTGGGTGAAGGctgtgcggcggcggcggggcttCCGTGAGGAGCTGGCACGGGGTTGACGATCTAGGGAATATGAGGAATATTAGTATTTTTGCTGTTTTATTTCAAACCAATAGGCAATATCAGGAAAGCTACAGTCAAGTCGAGCTTTGAAAAACCTCATAAAGCATAGCAACCGCCGTAGAAGACAGCTAATTTCATATCTTGTAATTATAGGGAAATAAAAATTTTGTGTATATGTGGCGTATCTATAAAACCCATGAGACATCATCCTCGCTTGCTAACTCATGGGTTTTTTCTGAGAGCTTGCGAAATGGCAAAGTAAAGTAGGTAGGAAAACGAACCCTGGAAATTTTAGAGAATATTTTGCGTTATTTTGTGAGAGCCACGTATGATTCTCACCTGCTGACTCTTGGGTTTCCCTCTGTGATCCGCCAGCCATGACGGACGCGAAACCAGCCAAGAGTTGACTTTGGAAGGAGCTCTTCGACAAGTCCATGGATCTGCCGTAGATGCTGTCTGAGATCACAAAGCCTTCGTCCTCCTTACCTTGCTCGGGCCTGcgaaaatcatttttcattttttacgtGTCTCTGGTTAAAGTTGATTGTTAAGCGTATTTTTTGGATGTCTCAATAGTTTCAATATCTAAAATGTTGATAGTGTTTCGTACCAAAATGGTCAATGGGTGAAGCAACTTTTAAGTGCCACTCATTTGGACAACTCTGAAAACCCTGATTTAAATTCACCAACCATACAACTTTGTGGCAGTTATAAGCCTTGTCCATAATGGATTACTAGATCGACGTTAATAAACGAATGGACGGATCTTTACGGCACTTCcaagttttgaataaaaataggaGTCTTTTGGTGAAAAATCagttatataatacatatatttcaatTGTGGGGCCCATATGAGTTATGAATGTACGAGTGGCTTTTTTGACGTGACAACGTCTTATAATTCGATGGAGCCGGTTGCACGCACGAAAAAACATGACTCATGCGGCGTTACCTCGCTCTGAGGCGTTCCATTTAAGGCTTGATgtgcaagcgagagcgcgcaacgagcgacaaagaggcacaatcggcctccgcgttcggcagcaattgtatttatgcgtacaaataaatgtaacttgatCAATTCAATTTACCTCCTTCTctatatccatacaaaatatctatcaaacaaataaaattaaaattttcttttgaaaaatgaaaccattccatcagtattttattatgacgttgtcacgttcaactatcgtcagtaaaccgactttacagacaaccgtTTTTAGGTCACCTTTTGTGCCAAAAATACTTATATGAAAGCCAGTAGATTTCTAGGTTATTTAGGCTTTGAGTTTTTATCCACCATCCTTACCTGTACATATGAAACAGGTCACCATTATACAACTTCAGACTCTCGTTCCTCTCAAACTCCTCTTTGAAATATTCCGTCCGATTAAAGTCGACAGGCGTAGACCTCGCCGTTTCGGCCTTGTCCTTGTCATACTTGGACGACGCGTCGCTGCGGTTGTCCCCAACGGAGATGTCATCGTCGTTGTCGGAGGCTTGGCTGGTGTCCTGGTCTTCTGTGACGCCATCTAGGGGAGaaatattaagttaaataatcaataaatattcgGGGACAATCTTAAATATATCGACCTAGCTACAAACTAAGCAATGCTTGTACCTACTAtgagtacggtcacgtctgaaaatatcggtacgaaaaatgtgcctaaaatatgtatacactaccttaatatatgggcaatagtcgtgtatacatatttttgccacttttttcgtattgatattttcagatgtgaccgtaCTAAGTGAcgatatacttacataattatataggttaatacatatatatttaaatcttcgagcaacacagggaagggagacggcattcatactatttcccctctgccaaagtataggcacaactgtgcctatggcggtgcatgttgtgactcgtccgtacacaaaaagaaatcaaggtgtgcaagatttgtctttgactcgtgtcattttctatgtatttgtgtcgtcattgtcattacagattggattttgtatgtagtgagtgagaaatgcgactgtgtgcacgttccccccgcaaaaaatggcagaaagatATCGCATAGGCTCCTCCCATACGTCGTGTCGGAAGCCGGCGTTGCTCGAAGATTTAAatagataatattaatttatgagGAGCAAATATTCATGATaatccgggacctcctgctACGTTGGCAGGGTTACAAGTGTTACAACTGACTAGTCTAGTCTACGCGAGTCTTGTCTTTTTGCGGCGGTGGTTGTTGTTGTGTGGGTCTTGTCTTGTTGTCTTGTTTGTGTGTTGTCTTGTCTTGTTGTATCATGATCATATTACTTTTGGATACCTTCCCCCAAAGATCTTGACAAATAATCGTATGCATTTTgaatagatatattattaacagTGATCGGATTTTCCggtgaaacaccgtgggatacCAAGAAGAAAATGTAATATGGATATGACCAAAATTCCCGGATttcgtttgaaaaaaaaaatatcggtaTGATAGGTATACTTAGATCTTTATCAATGCATTGAACTTGCTTTTACAAACTTTCTTTTGTAATTGTTGAAAGTACATATATCGAAATTGCATAATAATAAACGCCCTGGCGGCATCCTAGGTTAGGTATTATTATATGCATATTATAAATAGCCTATACCTAAGAgttaaaatgaataaagaaaatactaacgCTTATTATATGCATAATGCACATACACttattttccgaaaatatttattttacgtgaCAAAATGTTACTAAAATTTACTAAATGAATAAGTTACTGGTTATTCAACAATATAAGTTGTGGAATCCCGGGGTATATCCATATTAGTATAATGTTTGAGGTCATTCGCCCCGTGTTGCAATGGGAAATCCGATCACTGattattaaatacaattgtACTGTTGACGATTAATTAAACTCGTTTTCTTTTAATACTATTAAGTATTATAAGTATGTCACAAGTTAAATACATTTCATCTTACCTACTCGTTAAGAGTGTAACTTACgaatacctactttaaaaattaCCTATTCTAGACAGGGTTAATTAATAAAGAGGGCAAAAAATCCCCGATGAGCTGAAATTATCCTTCTTTTCCAAGTCAGTTAAAATAAAGATGAAAGTTAAAGCACATCAATGCTACAGAAAACCTTTCGAAAAATCCACCCCTAAAAACCGTTCTTAACCCTCATTACTTACCTAAACTCAAACGTACCCGCCCTCATTCACCATCTTTactacagcgccatctctcaCAAAAGCGCGGTACCGAAAACAAAGAGCTGACACTTGAGCACAAAGGCGGGAATTTAAAAAAGGAACGACTATAGACACGGTCTCTTCTCTAATTAAGCCCGCGGGCTGCCTGAATGGTGTTTTACGCGCGAATCTTCTGTATGTCTTTTAATTTGTGTAAAAGTGTAGCACGGGCTGTGTACTGAGTAATGGTCTTTATAAATTCTTTTATGAATGCTCCCTGGGATGGCGTACCAGCATCGTTATGTGTCTATTCTGTAGGTTAAAACGGGATGCAAAATCTAATTTTTCGTGTGATAGAATGAGACGACTGATTAGTAAAACGTAGCTATGTTGTCTTTCTTCCTACGAGTGAGCGCTAAGAAACGAGATGAAGATATAAACCCTTGATATTGGGAACCATAAGATACTTAATTTGTAGCATAAGCGATCGAGGAAATAGATTCTAtattggacagctcttagcataagtatgtacaatcaAATTTAAAAGAATCAATTTTAACGGCCGTACATACCTAGCCGGGACTCAGGGTAAAATTcaatgaacattttttttttaatcaagtaacatgactcatacaatttgttagtatacaatacaatattgaaaaaaaaatacaatattagaaAAGAAATAATGCAGCAAGGAAAAATTTCATTCTGAGTAAGTTTATGTGGCAGTAGCATTAACATTCTTTTTATGACTTTTCCTGACGTTTCGAGCGTGACGTCATAGTCACTAAAACGTCGCATTCAAAACGTTAGGACGTCTCGTTAAAATAATGAACGAAAATTGTGAAATTTTAATTCTGAATAAAAGGCACGTTGTCGAAAAAAGGTCACTGATGAATATTTGAATAATTCAgacattcaaataaaaatgagGGACGCATTTTGGGGTTCCGTGTAAGtattaagtacagtcagcatcaaaagtagcggatcaaacaaggtttcaaaagtatctaccattctgtaacagcttaacaaaatgtggttcTATTTGTAGAACACTTAAGACGTTAAAAGATATACCTTTGAACGTGAATTGTATggatttatcaatatttggaaaagttacccGGAATATCAgttacttttggcgcgttgttccATCCggtactattgatgctgaccctaccTACGATAGGGTCATAAGTTATTGTTAAAATCAAAAATCTTGATAAGTGCTAACACTTTCACATTGCCGACTGTACTATACTTCTTCAAAATATTTGAGTCGTCAAAAcgaatcattttttatttactaggaATGTACTAGTAGATAAAGGAGACCCCAAAGATCAGCTTGTATGTACCAAATTATTGTACGTAGTTATTTTCATCTGAgttacatatgtacctacttgcaGTTTCATATCACTATGACTACTTGAAGTTGGtcaaaattgaattaaaaatttacttacaagagttttaaaatagtacattgtgcaacgaggaggGTAAGAGAAATTCtggatacgagggaattaaagacccgagtttgcaatcttcttacccccggagttacacacaatgttttttatcacacttgcgaagaataaactaaattttaaacaaaatcattctaaaatacggtgacatatcaaacattcgtccgccattttgtaattctcgacaggttaggcatcgaaggcacagacctattcggcattcagccacgattgaaaattatgtaaaaatattttaaacggctgttaaattaatcaaattaattaatttcaaacataaacaaaaatattaaataataaacggcagtaatttaaaagtaaaacccaTTTATGCTTCTTGTTttatatgaataagtgacatttatttccttacctccaccttccgtatttcTCATGTTACTTCATATCGAACAATGTGGCAGTCggccccgactctagtttgtctctatAGCAATTTAATGTGATTTCAATAACGATAATTGGCAAGAGACCTGATGGTATGTCAGTGATACCGTGGAGGATGGGACGAGTGTTGGTGTGGGACGCGACCTGCGtggacacactggcaccgtctcaCCTTCACGGTACTACAAAGAAAGCGGGTGCGGCTGCCGAGGCTGCCGAGACCCTCAAAAGGAGGAAATACaggggtctcgacgccaattaTAACTTTGCTCCTTTCGTTGTCGAGACCCTCGGTCCGTGGGGCCCGGGAGCTCAGAGCATTTTTAATTATGTGGCCAAACGGCTGGTTGACGTTACAggggacaaaagagctggcagcttcctcgctcaacgaataagcgttgcgattcagcgaggaaatgctgccagtatctttggcactatgccctctttagatatagatttttagtttttaattagtttaagtttctattgtacttttattcacattttattatcgtttgtctcttaataaaaaaacaacggatgCTTGACATGCGTGACATGGGCGAAAAAAGTTTGCGTTTACGgtaggtggaggtaaggaaataaatctccatgtaccaaaaagtgtcatcaaaaaaccttaaataggtggcgccacaatacctagagtacttgaacaaaaaaatcaaatcatagacagcgcacttcactccgtcaatagcgcctaggttcttagctactctagcgctactctggagagatttggaactattatttatagctaacagctggacacttttgcaacagttctaccataagagatggcATATTTGCGTTGCCgccattttgacgtttaaatagtacgtataaacgtaagtttaaaattactttGCTTTGTTGAAACTAAAAACACTTAAACTACTGATTTCTGATCGGTCCGGTCCAGCCGTATTCAAGAAACAGGATCTCAACGAATAATGAGAATTTCCTTCgaaattttgaagtcggttacaAAACCTACTTTTTTTTCAAGTTCCCCGCTAAGGGTGTATCGTTATACGTGTTTAGATAGGCGGATTAAACACAAGACGTCATTATCGTGGAGGGCTCGCGTATTGTGAGTGTGGAGACTCTCGAGGTCTCGGAATAAATACTTGGCCGAGGAGAGGCACGTTTAGACGTGAGCCGGCTTTTCTGGGCCCGATCACTTGCGGGAATAATGTgagaaaaaattattttgaggcatatattcaattattttattgtactttgtatatttactttacatataagtatatatattatgtaaagtaTATGAAGGATGACTGGTAGAggatgcctcatggcattaagtccgccttttgtactataaggttctctttggtgcaataaagattaaataaataaatatattaa
Proteins encoded in this window:
- the LOC133525829 gene encoding homeobox protein GBX-2-like, whose protein sequence is MQDSHKSFLIKDLLGDVLRPVSDGVTEDQDTSQASDNDDDISVGDNRSDASSKYDKDKAETARSTPVDFNRTEYFKEEFERNESLKLYNGDLFHMYRPEQGKEDEGFVISDSIYGRSMDLSKSSFQSQLLAGFASVMAGGSQRETQESADRQPRASSSRKPRRRRTAFTHAQLAYLERKFRCQKYLSVADRGDVADALSLSETQVKTWYQNRRTKWKRQNQLRLEQLRAQAASGGERDVRSLPLACALLPSYPAYMHCHM